The genome window CCACCGGGTTTAATTCACGTCAACCGGATAAACTGGGTGGGAGGGAGCTTTTCACATCAGCGGcgtgtcaagggactatattcaacttatcttgcattgtaacatgcagtatgacagatcagctgataaagacgtatgtatatatgtatgtaatgtATAGGAATGTAGGATGTATGTAAtatcctaacatgtctgagataaaagaacaactaaagtcattgtttttaaaggtgttGATCCAACTTGAGGATCATTTTGAAGGATGTAGTTTGTGGTGCGTTGAACTGTATTGCCTTGTACTTGCAGATGTCTGTATTATTTTGTCCAGCCAGTTTATATCAATGTTGCTTCATATTTCCTGTTCCAGTTGAGCTCGGCAGAGTGAGGAGAAAATTTGTGGACAAAGTGTCCAAAGTACTGATTAAGCAGCTCCTGGACGACCTTTTAGACGATGGCGTCTTGAATGATGGCCAGAAAGACTCAATAGTTGAGGAGTACAGCGCCACAGCAGACAAGGCACGCGTTCTCATCGACACAGTGAAGAAGAAAGGAGACGAAGCCAGCAGGAAGCTGATTGCTCACATTCACAGCAGAGATTCAACACTGTACTCTGAGCTGGGTCTGTCCTGTGTTCAACCTGCTCAGCCCGGTGAGCTGAAATATTTCAACCTATTTTGATTCAGACTTGTATTATACTTTAACACAGTCACAATCACAAAAGAAGTACATTGTTTTGAACAGAAATGTTTTGCTATCCCCAGCTGCAGTGCGACCGAGTGAGCAGGAATGGTCGATCACCCTCAACCCTGCCACTGAGTCATTCTGGATGGACAAAGTGAAAGATAACAGTGTCAGTCATtcaaaaaaatcacatcaaatATCTCACACGGCCtcaaaggaatacttaacccacaaaatcaccatttgtatattaattaatCATGCCCTGTTACCTTgactttgtgaagaaaacttagCCTAGCATGCCTTCATTGAAAACAGCCAGCATATTTATGAACTGATTGGGCACCATGTTTAACAGCatcaaaactattaaaaacacatttggttacaaattctcacacaaGTCATGCTGCATAATCCAAGTCTTTTTTTATCTAGTCATATGCTCAAAACTTCTCAAATATGTGcatatttataataattataataataagtCACCCAAGGACACTTTACACAACCAGATAAATGGATGCTTTGATATAGTTGATAAAAGTGGTCCCcagtcaataaataaatcaatatgtttgctgttttccgTGAAGGTAtgcaaagaaaaaagttttctttgcaAATTCAACAGTAACATGGCACAActaatttacaaatggtcattttgtgggtgaagtattgcTTTAAATGATGGATTTAACCTCTCTTGGATAGACAAGTGGAGAAACATTAAAGTCTACAATATATTGTCAGACACatggtgtgtttttgtaataCTTGCTTCCTTTAAATTTGTTTCTCAGGTTTaccctgtggacaaaaaatCCATTAAGAACCGTGTGGCCCTGCTGATCACTAATATAAAGTTTACTGATGAGAAGATGAACAGAAATGGAGCTGACAAGGACGAGGAGAACATGGAGAAACTGCTCACGGCTTTGAAATATGAGGTGGTGAAATACACAAACCTCACAGGAAAGGTACCGcataatatgtgtgtgtagatatacatatatatatatatatatatatatatatatatatatatatatatagcctattttttttttgcctggttGATTTTGCGGTATAGTAACGGATGTCTGACTTTTTGTGTTCTCACAGGCGATTGATGATGCTATACTTAAGTTCTCTAAACATCCGAAACTCAAAGAGACAGATAGTGTGATAGTGGTCATCATGTCTCATGGGAAACTGGGAAAAGTCCTCGGTGTCGACTGGAAAAAGGGTGATGAGAAACCAGATGAGTTCCTCATCGACAACATTTACAAACACTTGGGCTCAGAGAAATGTCCAGCGCTGCTGGACAAACCCAAGATCATCATCATCCAGGCGTGCAGAGGAGGTGACCCCAAACTATTACAAACATCTATAGACATTATTTTAGGAGTCTGCTGAAGTCTTGTTTGTCTTTATGTGAGCAAGGTCTCGTACACTGTTTTAAAGTATGCTTCATGTGTTTCAGAGGAGGAAGGATCAGCATTTGTTAGAGATGTGGTCAGTGATGATGCATCACAGTCAAATGTGCCCCCGCCTGCTGATGAAGACAACTTAGAGGCTGATGCCCTGAAATGTGTACACAAAGAAAAAGACTTTACTGCTCTTCT of Epinephelus lanceolatus isolate andai-2023 chromosome 4, ASM4190304v1, whole genome shotgun sequence contains these proteins:
- the LOC117250483 gene encoding caspase a-like isoform X2; protein product: MAVELGRVRRKFVDKVSKVLIKQLLDDLLDDGVLNDGQKDSIVEEYSATADKARVLIDTVKKKGDEASRKLIAHIHSRDSTLYSELGLSCVQPAQPAAVRPSEQEWSITLNPATESFWMDKVKDNSVYPVDKKSIKNRVALLITNIKFTDEKMNRNGADKDEENMEKLLTALKYEVVKYTNLTGKAIDDAILKFSKHPKLKETDSVIVVIMSHGKLGKVLGVDWKKGDEKPDEFLIDNIYKHLGSEKCPALLDKPKIIIIQACRGEEEGSAFVRDVVSDDASQSNVPPPADEDNLEADALKCVHKEKDFTALLSCTPDTVSYRQKDLGSFLIQYIVEVFNTFAHKDDIEELFRRVMQRFEKFSPQTKRQMPTKDRCTLIKRFYFFPGL
- the LOC117250483 gene encoding caspase a-like isoform X1, with product MLLDDAQPSTLFQVELGRVRRKFVDKVSKVLIKQLLDDLLDDGVLNDGQKDSIVEEYSATADKARVLIDTVKKKGDEASRKLIAHIHSRDSTLYSELGLSCVQPAQPAAVRPSEQEWSITLNPATESFWMDKVKDNSVYPVDKKSIKNRVALLITNIKFTDEKMNRNGADKDEENMEKLLTALKYEVVKYTNLTGKAIDDAILKFSKHPKLKETDSVIVVIMSHGKLGKVLGVDWKKGDEKPDEFLIDNIYKHLGSEKCPALLDKPKIIIIQACRGEEEGSAFVRDVVSDDASQSNVPPPADEDNLEADALKCVHKEKDFTALLSCTPDTVSYRQKDLGSFLIQYIVEVFNTFAHKDDIEELFRRVMQRFEKFSPQTKRQMPTKDRCTLIKRFYFFPGL